CATGGACACATTGCTGGCACAGCTGACGCTGCGCATCCTCCTGGCGGCGTTCCTGGGTGGCCTGATCGGCCTGGAACGGAGCGCCGGCGACCGGCCTGCGGGGCTCAGGACGCATGTACTGGTGGCCACCGGTTCCGCCCTTTTGATGGTGATTTCCATCTACGGAACTGACGGATATACCCAGGCACGGGATCCTTCCCGGATTGCCTCCCAGGTGGTGAGCGGCATCGGTTTTTTGGGTGCCGGTACCATTCTTCATGAAGGGCTCACTGTCAAGGGCCTGACCACTGCCGCCAGTCTGTGGATCGTGTCGGCCATCGGGCTGACCGTGGGCTGCGGCATGATCGCCCTGGGCATCTTTGCTACAGGGATCACGCTGGTGACCCTGATCATGATCCGGGGACTGGAGAAGAAG
This region of Acidaminococcus timonensis genomic DNA includes:
- a CDS encoding MgtC/SapB family protein, whose product is MDTLLAQLTLRILLAAFLGGLIGLERSAGDRPAGLRTHVLVATGSALLMVISIYGTDGYTQARDPSRIASQVVSGIGFLGAGTILHEGLTVKGLTTAASLWIVSAIGLTVGCGMIALGIFATGITLVTLIMIRGLEKKVLPVGRSTKCVLHVLVRRNPENMMEVMDYLQERNIKTRILGMRNDPQRNVLEVDLAVKIGKYYNANAIIDGLKNTRAVQSIVLKDE